A stretch of Blastocatellia bacterium DNA encodes these proteins:
- the larE gene encoding ATP-dependent sacrificial sulfur transferase LarE, whose translation MKTVIVALSGGIDSAYLSYIAARELGENALAITGDSASYSEQEKPQTVSFTETYKIRHEIIFTQEMENENYLNNPPNRCYFCKNELFTKLTEIAKERGFAFVCDGNNKDDIGDYRPGMQAARDLSVRSPLIEAEMTKADIRAMARRAGINIWDKPASACLSSRVPYGSQITKEKLSTIDQGEHFLHKLGFQVCRVRHHGDLARIEIAIDELPKALNPTIIAQIHPAFKEFGFKYVTLDLEGYRTGAMNEALK comes from the coding sequence ATGAAAACCGTTATAGTTGCTTTGTCTGGCGGCATTGATAGTGCTTATCTTAGCTACATTGCTGCTAGAGAATTAGGAGAAAATGCTTTAGCAATAACGGGTGATAGTGCGAGCTATTCCGAGCAAGAAAAGCCTCAAACAGTTAGTTTTACAGAAACCTACAAAATCAGACATGAAATTATTTTTACTCAAGAAATGGAAAACGAAAATTATCTTAATAACCCACCTAATCGTTGCTATTTCTGCAAAAATGAACTTTTTACTAAGCTAACAGAAATTGCAAAAGAGCGAGGTTTTGCTTTTGTTTGCGATGGAAATAATAAAGATGATATTGGAGATTACCGGCCCGGTATGCAGGCGGCTAGAGATTTAAGCGTTCGTTCACCTCTAATTGAAGCTGAAATGACAAAAGCTGATATTCGGGCTATGGCGCGTCGTGCTGGCATTAATATTTGGGATAAACCAGCGTCAGCTTGTCTTTCTTCACGAGTACCTTACGGTAGTCAAATCACTAAAGAAAAATTATCTACAATTGATCAAGGGGAACATTTTTTACATAAATTAGGTTTTCAAGTTTGCCGAGTTCGTCATCATGGAGATCTTGCACGAATAGAAATAGCTATAGATGAGCTACCAAAAGCACTTAATCCAACAATAATTGCTCAAATACATCCAGCATTTAAGGAATTTGGTTTTAAGTATGTAACTTTAGATTTAGAAGGCTATCGTACTGGAGCAATGAACGAAGCTTTAAAATAA
- a CDS encoding NUDIX hydrolase has protein sequence MVSKDNQDNFVPALEDRPSVTVDIIIFTVDSKDLKVLLIKRKIAPFKGMWAIPGGFVRHGETLSEAAKRELNEETNVTDIYLEQLYSFGDPGRDPRAWVITVAYFALIGSDKLELRAATDAEEVAWHSMYKLPELAFDHEKILKYALERLRNKLSYTTVGFQLLPQKFTLTELQRVYEIILNRPIDKRNFRKKILSENMLTELQETKMDGIHRPARLYKFAGNDLDNP, from the coding sequence ATTGTTTCTAAAGATAACCAAGATAATTTTGTTCCAGCACTAGAAGATCGCCCCTCTGTAACAGTAGATATAATTATTTTTACTGTAGATAGCAAAGACTTAAAAGTCTTGCTAATTAAACGCAAAATCGCACCTTTTAAGGGTATGTGGGCAATTCCTGGCGGCTTTGTACGTCATGGAGAAACTTTATCAGAAGCCGCTAAACGGGAATTAAACGAAGAAACCAACGTTACAGATATTTACCTTGAACAACTTTATAGCTTTGGTGATCCAGGTCGTGATCCTCGTGCCTGGGTCATTACGGTTGCTTATTTTGCTCTAATTGGCTCTGATAAATTAGAACTTAGAGCCGCTACAGATGCAGAAGAAGTTGCATGGCATTCAATGTATAAGTTGCCAGAACTTGCCTTTGATCATGAAAAAATCCTTAAATATGCTCTTGAAAGACTTAGAAATAAATTAAGCTATACTACTGTAGGATTCCAACTTTTACCACAAAAATTTACTTTAACCGAATTGCAACGAGTTTATGAGATAATCTTAAACCGTCCAATAGATAAAAGAAATTTTCGTAAAAAAATTCTTTCTGAAAACATGCTAACTGAGTTGCAAGAAACTAAAATGGATGGGATTCATCGCCCTGCTAGGCTATATAAATTTGCTGGAAATGATTTAGATAACCCATAA
- a CDS encoding cysteine hydrolase: MASRKMVFVDIDTQFDFMDPKGTLFVPGAPEINANLAKLVTYAQKENIPVVASVDAHPTDDPEFAQFPPHCVRNTAGQEKVAATYIATATVISAEKQPLKIENNAIVLEKTIFSVFGNENAEAVFRELDAEKYFVFGVATDYCVKAAVLGLLERGFSVAVVEDAISGVTPETSLAALDEMKLAGAEFVRTLDLVN; the protein is encoded by the coding sequence ATGGCTAGTAGAAAAATGGTTTTTGTTGACATTGATACACAATTTGACTTTATGGATCCTAAAGGAACGCTTTTTGTTCCTGGTGCGCCGGAAATTAATGCTAATCTAGCTAAATTAGTTACTTATGCACAAAAAGAAAATATCCCTGTTGTAGCTTCTGTAGATGCTCATCCAACAGATGATCCAGAATTTGCGCAATTTCCTCCTCATTGTGTGCGTAACACTGCGGGCCAAGAAAAAGTCGCTGCAACCTACATAGCCACTGCAACAGTTATTTCAGCAGAAAAACAACCTTTAAAAATAGAAAATAATGCTATTGTGTTAGAAAAAACTATTTTTAGCGTGTTTGGTAATGAAAACGCTGAAGCTGTTTTTCGTGAGTTAGATGCGGAAAAATACTTTGTTTTTGGTGTTGCTACTGATTATTGTGTAAAAGCTGCTGTTTTAGGGCTGTTAGAGAGAGGTTTTTCCGTTGCAGTAGTCGAAGATGCAATCAGCGGTGTTACTCCTGAAACTAGTTTAGCTGCACTTGATGAAATGAAACTTGCAGGAGCAGAATTTGTTCGCACCCTAGATTTAGTTAATTAA
- a CDS encoding nicotinate phosphoribosyltransferase, which yields MSVEQFSSSLMTDLYQLTMAAGYFTHGQNQQASFELFVRRVAKNRNYLVSAGLAQSLNYILNLRFSSSDIEYLKSLTVFQHVKPEFFDYLRDFRFSGDVWAMPEGTLVFGNEPILRITAPLIEAQILETYLLSTINFQTLIATKAARIVTAAQQDGKKRAVLEFGTRRAHSPFAGTYAARAAYLGGFAGTSNLAAGQSFGIPVYGTAAHAWTLAFGDELTAFRKFYQVFPDTSTLLIDTYDTLAGARNAAKIGTGVKGVRIDSGDLAAQSFEVRKILDESGLNQTKIVVSGDLNEHSITELVKAQAPVDTFGVGTELSTSRDLPALGGVYKLVEKTNSDGSRQFTAKFSSEKITLPGSKQVFRHYDQDGKYLSDTIGLADEKTPDNSHPLLVEVIKNGELTDAGKVDLTTSRAYLADSLSKLPSKYHHFTEQAIYPVAISDALNNLLAQVKANYLK from the coding sequence ATGTCTGTTGAGCAATTTAGCAGTAGTTTAATGACGGATCTTTATCAACTAACAATGGCAGCCGGATATTTTACACATGGACAAAACCAACAAGCAAGTTTTGAATTATTTGTTCGACGAGTAGCAAAAAACCGTAACTATTTGGTTTCTGCTGGGTTAGCACAATCTCTTAACTATATTCTTAATCTACGTTTTAGCTCATCAGATATAGAATACTTAAAATCTTTAACTGTATTTCAACATGTAAAGCCAGAGTTTTTTGATTATTTGCGTGATTTTCGTTTTAGCGGCGATGTGTGGGCAATGCCTGAAGGAACTTTGGTTTTTGGCAACGAGCCAATTTTGCGAATTACTGCCCCTTTGATTGAAGCTCAAATATTAGAAACTTATTTGCTTTCAACAATAAATTTTCAAACTTTAATTGCAACTAAAGCAGCAAGAATTGTTACAGCCGCACAACAAGACGGTAAAAAACGTGCAGTTTTAGAATTTGGCACACGTCGCGCCCATAGTCCCTTTGCTGGAACTTATGCCGCACGTGCAGCTTATTTAGGTGGGTTTGCTGGTACTTCAAACTTAGCAGCAGGTCAAAGTTTTGGGATTCCTGTTTATGGAACAGCCGCACATGCTTGGACTTTAGCTTTTGGCGATGAATTAACAGCATTTAGGAAGTTTTATCAAGTCTTCCCTGACACAAGCACTTTATTAATAGATACTTATGACACATTAGCAGGTGCTAGAAATGCTGCAAAAATCGGCACGGGTGTTAAAGGTGTAAGAATTGATAGCGGTGATTTAGCTGCCCAAAGCTTTGAGGTAAGAAAAATTTTAGATGAATCTGGTCTTAATCAAACCAAAATTGTTGTTAGCGGAGACCTAAACGAACACTCAATTACAGAACTAGTTAAAGCTCAAGCTCCTGTAGATACTTTTGGCGTTGGTACAGAACTTTCAACTTCTCGTGATCTACCTGCTTTAGGTGGGGTTTACAAACTAGTAGAAAAAACTAATTCTGACGGTAGCCGTCAATTTACTGCTAAATTTAGCTCAGAAAAAATTACTCTGCCAGGATCTAAACAAGTCTTTCGCCACTATGACCAAGATGGAAAATATTTATCCGACACAATTGGACTTGCTGATGAAAAAACTCCTGATAATAGCCATCCTTTACTTGTTGAAGTAATTAAAAATGGTGAATTAACCGATGCTGGAAAAGTTGATTTAACAACTTCACGAGCTTATCTAGCTGACAGCCTAAGCAAATTACCTAGTAAATATCATCATTTTACCGAACAAGCTATTTACCCTGTAGCTATTAGCGACGCGCTAAATAATCTGTTAGCACAGGTTAAAGCTAATTATCTTAAATAA
- a CDS encoding Rieske 2Fe-2S domain-containing protein, protein MDYREDLSGYVKVGNLVAVLEGQPLVIVHDTYRIAIYFDGKNYHAIEDICPHMGTFISNGYQEGTTVVCPWHNWEFDLGDGKCKKPLNDSFVRVFPLKIVGESFYLPNKLSEENEGEFEDWV, encoded by the coding sequence ATGGATTATAGAGAAGATCTTTCAGGGTATGTAAAAGTAGGTAATCTAGTAGCAGTTTTAGAAGGACAACCACTAGTAATTGTGCATGATACTTATAGAATTGCGATCTACTTTGATGGAAAAAATTATCATGCAATAGAAGATATTTGTCCTCATATGGGGACTTTTATAAGTAATGGTTATCAAGAAGGCACAACTGTAGTTTGTCCTTGGCATAATTGGGAGTTTGATTTAGGTGATGGCAAATGTAAAAAACCTTTAAATGATTCATTTGTTAGGGTGTTTCCATTAAAAATAGTTGGAGAATCTTTTTACTTACCTAATAAGCTTTCCGAGGAAAACGAAGGTGAATTTGAGGATTGGGTATAA
- a CDS encoding septum formation initiator family protein, with product MNRVANTSLVTDFKSTMQLTLDQVVSALKIPTYVWVAMVLLAATGLCYSLNVHTRNELAQAKVNHQQVSEEIQQLELENARLARQIESIEKDPRTVETLAREAGMVAAGETVIFLTPTAQKKPSLLKK from the coding sequence TTGAACCGGGTAGCAAATACTTCCCTAGTAACGGATTTTAAATCCACAATGCAGTTAACACTTGATCAAGTGGTTTCTGCCCTAAAAATCCCCACTTATGTTTGGGTAGCGATGGTTTTACTAGCTGCAACAGGACTTTGCTATTCTTTAAATGTTCATACACGTAATGAATTAGCTCAAGCAAAAGTTAATCATCAACAAGTTAGCGAAGAAATACAGCAACTAGAATTAGAAAACGCTAGACTAGCACGTCAAATAGAATCTATTGAAAAAGATCCACGAACAGTAGAAACCCTAGCTCGTGAAGCAGGAATGGTTGCTGCTGGTGAGACAGTAATTTTTCTAACCCCAACAGCACAAAAGAAACCTTCTTTGTTAAAGAAGTAG
- a CDS encoding HEAT repeat domain-containing protein, with amino-acid sequence MARALATIGNNSVDALCQLLTDTDESLRILAANVLAEIGDKRAIESLVNALGDDRFIVRSSVAVAIGRMGEEALNPVLDSLQSKNSPQRRAAAALALKNLGLRQAAPALVLALSDKEDTVRANAADALATIGDTSVLAALTAIAKNDRADTVRAAAQRAINEIQR; translated from the coding sequence GTGGCTCGTGCTTTAGCAACTATTGGTAATAATTCTGTTGATGCACTCTGTCAATTACTTACTGACACTGACGAATCTTTAAGAATTTTAGCTGCTAATGTACTAGCCGAAATTGGCGATAAACGAGCTATTGAGTCATTAGTTAATGCTTTAGGAGATGATCGTTTTATTGTTCGTTCAAGTGTAGCAGTTGCAATAGGAAGAATGGGGGAAGAAGCCTTAAATCCTGTCTTAGATTCGCTACAATCAAAAAATTCACCTCAACGACGAGCAGCAGCAGCATTAGCACTAAAAAATTTGGGGCTACGTCAAGCAGCCCCAGCCTTAGTGTTAGCTTTATCCGATAAAGAGGATACAGTAAGAGCTAATGCCGCAGACGCATTAGCAACAATAGGAGACACAAGCGTTTTAGCAGCTTTAACAGCTATTGCCAAAAATGACCGTGCTGATACCGTTAGAGCCGCTGCACAAAGAGCTATTAATGAAATTCAAAGATAA
- a CDS encoding HEAT repeat domain-containing protein, which produces MAVGIKSIINKSNVFLFCSCLVLATTLSFSSNALAQSKATKKNNKAEPIKTVKEAVKETKEIPIQENKPAEIDPISQFESDVAEQRVTALNKLLTDNNPQIADFITRALKDIDWLVRANALQAIARLDVKQRSKLLPKIIEASKDSYWFVRGSATIAITELARQKHPSEQAFIQQTFNLLIELQLDSHPFVRKQSIPAILAVNPKEAIKFIAPLLTDENSDVEWLSAITLVKINDKQAVSYLHNAQQLKRTSSHIYASALYHFGEKDFLPILLSNLDKVDIALKRELIHILCQANDLQTVEVLTKTLKTSLAEDPRDEKIIFEIIPTLSKLPSPTSLEILKTLLVDPDRKVQLSAIQALSDTKNPKVVAVLIGQLLLARDREFGDSLVKAISTFQQVETVDALFKVRKDENGKNRPAIDFALSKMGITIDNLSLAIRSGKTPNWQTPRAAARWLAALGVPSSLEPLVAALNHPDVQVRTEAAQALGMFGDRAAIEPLIALLADPNPTVKEATVEALKTLGINSEAITARLNSTDWRVRADAANLAGRMGIKDVVPLLVANVESGEISARLESINALAKLKDSQATKALIAVLEDENAAIRATAAVALGNLGDEQAAEPLVKMLTSYDVALGALAADSLIKLSSNNATPALIKTLSSRNWRARAQAARILGHLRPLSAITALIRSSGN; this is translated from the coding sequence ATGGCAGTTGGAATCAAATCAATAATTAATAAATCAAATGTTTTCTTATTTTGTTCATGCCTAGTTTTAGCAACAACTCTTTCTTTTTCTAGTAATGCTTTAGCGCAGAGTAAAGCTACTAAGAAAAATAACAAGGCTGAACCAATAAAAACTGTTAAAGAAGCAGTTAAAGAGACAAAAGAAATTCCAATTCAAGAAAATAAACCGGCTGAAATTGACCCCATTAGCCAATTTGAAAGCGATGTAGCAGAGCAAAGAGTTACAGCACTAAATAAATTACTTACTGACAATAACCCACAAATAGCTGATTTTATTACTCGTGCATTAAAAGATATTGATTGGTTAGTGCGAGCTAATGCACTACAAGCAATTGCTAGGTTAGACGTTAAACAACGGTCTAAATTGTTGCCAAAAATTATAGAAGCTAGCAAAGATTCTTATTGGTTTGTACGAGGCAGCGCAACAATTGCCATAACAGAACTAGCCCGCCAAAAACATCCATCAGAACAAGCCTTTATCCAACAAACATTTAACTTACTTATCGAACTTCAATTAGATAGCCATCCTTTTGTGCGTAAACAAAGCATTCCAGCCATTTTAGCTGTCAACCCCAAAGAAGCTATTAAATTTATTGCTCCACTACTTACAGATGAAAATAGTGATGTAGAATGGCTTTCGGCTATTACATTAGTAAAAATAAATGATAAGCAAGCTGTAAGTTATCTTCATAATGCACAACAGTTAAAAAGAACTTCTAGCCATATTTATGCTAGTGCATTATATCATTTTGGGGAAAAAGATTTCCTCCCAATTTTGTTAAGCAATTTAGATAAAGTAGATATTGCGCTAAAACGTGAACTTATCCATATCCTTTGTCAAGCAAATGACTTACAAACTGTTGAGGTTTTAACAAAAACCTTAAAAACTTCTCTTGCAGAAGATCCAAGAGATGAAAAAATAATTTTTGAAATAATCCCCACACTAAGCAAATTACCTAGTCCAACAAGCTTAGAAATTCTAAAAACTTTACTAGTAGATCCAGACCGTAAAGTTCAACTATCAGCAATTCAAGCATTATCCGACACAAAAAATCCTAAAGTAGTAGCAGTTTTAATTGGACAACTTTTATTAGCTCGTGATAGAGAGTTTGGAGATAGTTTAGTTAAAGCAATTTCCACATTCCAACAAGTAGAGACTGTTGATGCACTTTTTAAGGTTCGTAAAGATGAAAATGGAAAAAACCGTCCAGCAATAGACTTTGCTTTAAGCAAAATGGGAATAACCATTGATAATTTATCGCTAGCAATTAGAAGCGGTAAAACTCCTAATTGGCAAACACCCCGTGCTGCTGCTCGTTGGCTTGCAGCATTAGGTGTTCCATCAAGCTTAGAACCTCTAGTAGCGGCACTTAATCATCCTGATGTACAGGTAAGAACAGAAGCAGCACAAGCTTTAGGAATGTTTGGCGACCGTGCAGCGATTGAGCCATTAATTGCACTTTTAGCAGACCCAAACCCAACAGTAAAAGAAGCTACAGTTGAAGCATTAAAAACTTTAGGGATTAATTCAGAAGCTATTACAGCTAGACTTAACTCTACAGATTGGCGAGTGAGGGCCGATGCTGCAAATCTAGCTGGTAGAATGGGAATAAAAGATGTTGTTCCACTGCTTGTTGCTAATGTAGAAAGCGGTGAAATTTCTGCTCGACTAGAAAGCATCAATGCTTTAGCAAAATTAAAAGACAGCCAAGCCACTAAAGCTTTAATTGCTGTTCTTGAAGATGAAAATGCAGCAATTCGCGCTACTGCTGCTGTTGCACTTGGAAATCTTGGAGATGAGCAGGCTGCTGAACCCCTAGTAAAAATGCTTACTAGTTATGATGTAGCCCTTGGAGCTTTAGCAGCAGATTCATTAATTAAACTTTCCTCCAATAACGCAACACCAGCATTAATTAAAACCTTGTCTTCTCGTAATTGGAGAGCTAGAGCGCAAGCAGCAAGAATACTTGGGCATTTACGCCCACTTAGTGCTATAACAGCTTTAATTAGATCGTCGGGGAACTAA
- a CDS encoding HEAT repeat domain-containing protein: MRTSRIIICLSILLLFLIPSFSYGQQNNENRRAQLLKDIRSEDRRIRRKAAEDLGRLGDEQTIPALVFTLKDPDQFVSAAAALALGEIKDKRAIDPLIEILRSSNIETRGAAAVALGRIGDNRAITSLLPLLNDIEAYPRSSAISALGRIGDSSVINSLTNILVKDADAQVRTAVAEALGRIGDKKAAEPLIKALKDSNNYVRTASAVALGEIAGDTATVALIESLKDPDRLVRSAVAESLGRVQDLRAVRPLIEALGDPDQFVRTNAAYALGRLGDRQAVEPLMDAVHLDDARVKNRAIDSLGTIGDARALPILIDSLQDKDRVARSSSAIALGKIGDKRSVEPLIRALADPDSNTRRASVEALTKIADQRAFESIANLIKNDNDPTVKSSAINSVAKLGGVRAIEPLMEIFQGKSLELRNQAAIALAQIQRPETVNAILSLMPQVDLANINNLRSPLSLFFKEAGNEALDQLNLALKDSNVATRQQALLLSAILADSSSSQNLIAGLKDQSSEIRALAAFLLGRSRDLRSVNALREALSDQEATVRSRAGEALDLMGVQKYEPPKVISDANALAKVDNVTTDKTLVDNSINTQLKQPPQPLPETPKTTLSPTVSANRTNSIPTIVNGIDTSRVPLPPAKTSDNKDLVVTNKPSTVNLPKEEINQTAQTLETPSNTTTATNPNKNNSPVNTQLNNSNNSNNSVAVNNSNNSNNNSIETNKNLTINPSDKNEIKVNKNEIKKVEENNEIARLETTEITKPVLPKPKPNLVAKNETAMISLLEKLLKEQNLYAGRKGNFADLQTLIDEGTLEDEIANGEINGYELTLYISPATKKRAAKFFIIATPSKYGESGERSFFMDETGIVRANQNNIAIQVGQVYGSWNQINN, translated from the coding sequence ATGAGGACATCAAGAATAATTATTTGTTTATCAATTTTGCTGCTCTTTTTAATTCCAAGTTTTAGTTATGGACAGCAAAATAATGAAAATCGTCGCGCTCAATTATTAAAAGACATTCGTTCAGAAGATCGCCGTATTCGTCGTAAAGCTGCCGAGGATCTAGGCCGATTAGGTGATGAACAAACCATTCCAGCACTTGTTTTTACTCTTAAAGACCCAGATCAATTTGTAAGTGCTGCTGCTGCACTTGCACTAGGTGAAATTAAAGATAAACGTGCTATTGACCCACTAATAGAAATCCTGCGTAGTAGCAATATTGAAACCCGTGGTGCTGCTGCTGTAGCTCTAGGTCGTATTGGCGACAATCGAGCAATAACATCATTGTTACCATTATTAAATGATATAGAAGCCTATCCTCGTTCTTCTGCTATTAGTGCATTAGGTCGTATTGGAGATAGCAGCGTTATTAATTCCTTAACAAATATTTTAGTAAAAGATGCTGACGCTCAAGTACGTACTGCTGTAGCTGAGGCTTTAGGCCGTATTGGAGATAAAAAAGCAGCAGAACCATTAATTAAAGCCTTAAAAGATAGTAATAATTATGTACGCACAGCTTCAGCCGTTGCACTTGGTGAAATTGCTGGTGATACTGCTACAGTAGCTTTAATTGAATCCTTAAAAGATCCAGACCGCCTAGTTCGTTCTGCTGTAGCTGAATCTTTAGGACGTGTCCAAGACCTTAGAGCCGTCCGACCATTAATTGAGGCTCTAGGCGATCCAGATCAATTTGTTCGTACTAATGCCGCTTATGCCCTAGGTCGTTTAGGAGATCGTCAAGCTGTTGAACCTTTAATGGATGCTGTCCATTTAGATGATGCTCGTGTAAAAAACCGTGCTATTGATTCATTAGGAACCATTGGAGATGCTCGCGCACTTCCAATTTTAATTGATAGCCTACAAGATAAAGACCGTGTTGCTCGTAGTAGCAGTGCAATAGCTTTAGGTAAAATAGGGGATAAACGCTCTGTTGAACCATTAATTCGCGCCCTAGCTGACCCTGACAGCAACACCCGCCGAGCTAGCGTAGAAGCTTTAACTAAAATAGCTGATCAACGAGCCTTTGAATCTATTGCTAACCTAATAAAAAACGATAATGACCCAACAGTAAAGAGTAGTGCTATTAATTCTGTTGCTAAACTTGGTGGTGTACGCGCAATTGAACCTTTGATGGAAATTTTCCAAGGTAAATCTTTAGAACTTCGTAACCAAGCGGCTATAGCACTTGCTCAAATTCAGCGTCCAGAAACAGTTAATGCAATACTAAGTCTAATGCCTCAAGTAGATCTAGCTAATATAAATAATTTACGTTCGCCTTTGTCGCTATTTTTCAAAGAAGCTGGAAATGAGGCTCTTGATCAGTTAAATCTAGCCTTAAAAGATAGTAATGTTGCTACCCGTCAGCAAGCTTTACTGTTATCAGCAATTCTAGCTGACAGTAGTTCTAGCCAAAATTTAATTGCTGGTCTAAAAGATCAAAGCTCTGAAATACGTGCTTTAGCAGCATTTTTACTAGGTCGTAGCCGGGATTTACGTTCTGTTAATGCTCTACGTGAAGCTTTATCAGACCAAGAAGCTACTGTGCGTTCACGCGCTGGAGAAGCATTAGATTTAATGGGAGTACAAAAATATGAGCCTCCTAAAGTTATTTCTGATGCTAATGCACTTGCTAAAGTAGATAATGTAACTACAGACAAAACCTTAGTTGATAACTCTATTAATACTCAATTAAAACAGCCTCCTCAACCATTACCAGAAACACCAAAAACCACTTTATCGCCCACAGTTTCAGCTAATCGCACAAATAGTATTCCTACTATAGTAAATGGCATTGATACAAGTAGAGTTCCGCTTCCTCCAGCAAAAACTAGCGATAATAAAGACTTAGTAGTTACTAATAAACCTTCTACTGTTAATTTACCTAAAGAAGAAATAAATCAAACTGCACAAACTCTAGAAACTCCTAGCAATACAACTACAGCAACTAACCCTAATAAAAATAATAGTCCTGTTAACACTCAACTAAACAATAGCAATAATTCAAATAATTCTGTAGCTGTAAATAACTCTAATAATTCAAATAATAATTCTATAGAAACAAATAAAAATTTAACTATTAATCCTTCAGATAAAAATGAAATTAAAGTTAATAAAAATGAGATCAAAAAAGTTGAAGAAAATAATGAAATTGCTCGTTTAGAAACTACTGAAATTACTAAACCAGTTTTACCTAAGCCCAAACCTAATTTAGTAGCTAAAAATGAAACTGCAATGATTTCTTTGCTTGAAAAATTACTTAAAGAACAAAATCTTTATGCTGGAAGAAAAGGAAATTTTGCTGACTTACAAACATTAATCGATGAAGGAACTTTAGAAGATGAAATTGCCAATGGTGAAATTAACGGTTATGAATTAACACTTTATATTAGTCCAGCAACTAAAAAGCGTGCAGCTAAGTTCTTTATTATTGCCACACCTAGCAAATATGGAGAAAGTGGAGAAAGATCATTTTTTATGGATGAAACAGGAATAGTACGCGCTAACCAAAATAATATTGCAATACAAGTAGGACAAGTTTATGGCAGTTGGAATCAAATCAATAATTAA
- a CDS encoding DUF1232 domain-containing protein produces MYKLLTDSRVSKADKTVLLAVIVYVITPLDFIPDFFPFIGQVDDMYLIAISILRLINRASDEVVEEHWDGSIKIKSLVTTISNLASFFLPKPVRNLLVGNLDKPAEITDISSYMEKREAVEAPKNPQK; encoded by the coding sequence ATGTATAAGTTACTTACTGATTCAAGAGTTTCTAAAGCTGATAAAACCGTCCTTTTAGCAGTAATTGTCTATGTCATCACCCCACTTGATTTTATCCCTGATTTTTTCCCTTTTATTGGTCAAGTAGATGATATGTATTTAATAGCAATTTCTATTTTAAGGTTAATTAATCGGGCATCAGATGAAGTAGTAGAAGAACATTGGGACGGTTCAATTAAGATTAAATCTTTAGTTACAACAATTTCCAATCTAGCTAGCTTCTTTTTACCAAAACCTGTACGTAATTTGTTAGTAGGAAATTTAGATAAGCCAGCAGAAATAACAGACATTAGTTCATATATGGAAAAGCGCGAAGCTGTAGAAGCTCCTAAAAATCCACAAAAGTAA